One Gimesia aquarii DNA segment encodes these proteins:
- a CDS encoding AI-2E family transporter, producing MSTSLKPSDEQTSVITGCLMLLTIFAIAFVFYITKAVLIPFVIAIFIATIVTPLVDLLVLKWKLPHIVAISATLLLVLSSGFLLCLALIYSTQQVIQKAESQYSKNLGIFISSAFNTAKEVSDSDESSNNNSEDSPEEESSEAAPSSIENAPPVVAEKSETSWFDKMGIDLNKLQKETTAYMKDALKSIAFSTMQTALSFTTTSFFVAIFVIFLLAGRNPHAVIKNVLYREIEQKIRSYISTKLIISLITGTLVGITLSLFGLELAFVFGILTFLLNFIPSVGSLIATLLPIPVAFAQFSGSPWTIAGVILIPGAIQMIIGNGIEPKIMGEGLELHPVTVLLALSFWTLLWGPIGAILAVPITAAIRIVLMRFESGRSAGNLMAGILPGESSSLA from the coding sequence ATGTCAACTTCATTGAAACCGTCGGATGAACAGACCAGTGTGATTACGGGCTGTCTAATGCTGCTCACGATCTTCGCAATTGCCTTTGTGTTCTATATCACGAAAGCTGTTTTGATTCCGTTCGTCATCGCCATTTTTATTGCGACGATCGTGACGCCCCTGGTTGATTTGCTCGTATTGAAATGGAAGCTGCCTCATATCGTTGCGATTTCCGCCACACTTTTGCTCGTATTGTCGTCCGGATTTTTACTCTGTCTGGCTTTGATCTACTCGACACAGCAAGTGATTCAAAAAGCAGAAAGTCAATACAGCAAAAATTTAGGGATTTTTATTAGCTCGGCTTTCAATACAGCGAAAGAAGTCAGTGATTCTGATGAGTCATCCAATAACAATAGTGAAGATTCGCCTGAGGAAGAATCTTCTGAAGCCGCTCCGTCTTCTATTGAAAATGCTCCACCGGTAGTGGCAGAAAAATCGGAGACCAGTTGGTTCGACAAAATGGGCATCGATTTGAATAAGCTACAAAAGGAAACGACCGCATATATGAAAGATGCTTTGAAATCAATTGCCTTTAGTACCATGCAAACGGCACTCAGTTTTACAACCACCTCATTTTTCGTTGCGATTTTTGTGATCTTTTTGCTGGCAGGACGTAATCCTCATGCTGTCATCAAGAACGTACTTTACCGAGAAATCGAACAAAAGATTCGCAGTTATATCTCAACCAAACTCATCATTTCTCTGATCACCGGTACGCTTGTCGGTATTACACTTTCATTGTTTGGCTTAGAGCTGGCGTTCGTCTTTGGAATTCTGACATTCCTATTGAATTTTATTCCTTCTGTAGGATCTTTAATCGCAACCTTATTACCAATCCCTGTTGCTTTTGCACAGTTTTCTGGCAGTCCCTGGACGATTGCCGGTGTGATCTTAATTCCCGGTGCCATTCAAATGATAATCGGGAATGGCATTGAACCTAAAATCATGGGAGAAGGCCTCGAACTGCACCCCGTAACCGTTCTGCTGGCGCTTTCCTTCTGGACACTGCTCTGGGGACCAATCGGCGCCATTCTCGCGGTTCCCATCACTGCCGCCATTCGCATCGTGCTCATGCGATTTGAATCGGGACGGTCAGCCGGGAATCTCATGGCGGGCATTCTGCCTGGTGAATCCTCGTCGCTTGCTTAA
- a CDS encoding FHA domain-containing protein — protein MLGELNPCGGGDPIPLLSEVLLIGRRSRCDITLKFPNVSSHHCQLEFINGYWRVRDMNSRNGIKVNGERCDMKWLLPGDQLSIAKHEFEINYTPQSDEPPPEEDDPFELSLMEKAGLVSPESRPRRPMAPPAHKPKEIELPQDESEMTEDELGLKFLIDLDDEQSDS, from the coding sequence ATGTTAGGTGAGTTAAACCCTTGTGGAGGTGGCGACCCAATTCCGCTACTTTCCGAAGTCCTGCTTATTGGCCGCCGTAGTCGATGTGATATCACGTTGAAGTTCCCCAATGTTTCTTCACATCATTGCCAATTGGAGTTTATCAACGGCTATTGGCGTGTGCGGGATATGAACAGCCGCAACGGGATTAAAGTCAATGGCGAGCGGTGTGACATGAAATGGTTACTTCCCGGAGATCAACTTTCGATTGCCAAGCACGAATTTGAAATCAATTATACTCCTCAATCCGATGAACCACCGCCTGAAGAAGATGACCCCTTTGAATTGAGCCTGATGGAAAAAGCGGGCCTGGTGAGCCCTGAATCCCGACCGCGTCGACCGATGGCACCTCCCGCCCACAAGCCAAAAGAGATTGAATTACCTCAAGATGAATCGGAAATGACCGAGGACGAACTCGGTTTGAAGTTTCTCATTGACCTGGATGACGAGCAGAGTGATTCATGA
- the ilvB gene encoding biosynthetic-type acetolactate synthase large subunit: protein MATANEKNTQTKTINGAEILVQALIRQGVKTIFAYPGGCSMPLHQALIKNKEDIRTILPRHEQGGGFAAQGIARTTGEVGVCMATSGPGATNLVTALADAKLDSIPMVAITGQVPQAVIGSDAFQETPMVEISRAITKHHYMVTDVNDVARIVKEAFFIANTGRPGPVLIDFPKDCQLATLDEEPDYDPETYLPGYRPELRKAAPEQIRQILAAIKRSKKPILYVGGGAIISDVSEELIKFAHRTQIPVTTTVMGLGVFPGDDPLCLDMLGMHGTVYANYAVNEADLLLAFGVRFDDRVTGKLEEFAKHGKIVHVDIDPSELHKNKEAHIPINADLKNVLEALNATITDDDLPEVDQWLAKVNEWKEKYPLKYPELGDVLSQQYAIHELCNQTKAKDPYITVGVGQHQMWAAQFYKFQKPRRWLSSSGLGTMGFGLPAAMGVQAQFPNDLVVDIDGDGSMLMNVQEMATLHTEKLPVKILLLNNQHLGMVVQWEDRFMDGRRAHTYLGPVHHPEAEGKGDGSHAEATYPDFVSIAKGFGLQARQVRSKAEYPEALAEMLSSDGPYLLDVICSYQEHVLPMIPSGGTVNDIITE from the coding sequence GTGGCCACTGCCAACGAAAAAAATACGCAAACTAAGACAATCAATGGAGCTGAGATTCTGGTTCAGGCATTGATTCGGCAGGGCGTGAAGACCATCTTTGCTTATCCCGGTGGCTGTAGCATGCCACTTCATCAAGCATTGATCAAAAATAAGGAAGACATCCGAACTATCCTTCCCCGCCACGAACAAGGGGGCGGATTCGCCGCGCAGGGAATTGCCCGTACCACGGGTGAGGTTGGCGTTTGTATGGCGACCAGTGGACCTGGCGCGACTAATTTGGTAACAGCTCTGGCAGATGCCAAACTCGACAGTATTCCCATGGTCGCTATTACCGGGCAGGTTCCTCAGGCAGTCATTGGAAGTGATGCCTTTCAGGAAACTCCCATGGTGGAAATCTCACGTGCAATTACCAAACACCACTATATGGTGACCGATGTCAATGACGTTGCCCGAATTGTGAAAGAGGCATTTTTTATTGCCAATACGGGTCGTCCCGGACCGGTTCTGATCGACTTCCCCAAAGACTGTCAATTGGCCACACTCGATGAAGAGCCAGACTACGATCCCGAAACCTACCTGCCCGGTTATCGACCGGAATTGAGAAAGGCAGCTCCCGAACAGATTCGTCAGATTCTGGCAGCCATTAAACGTTCAAAAAAACCAATTCTCTATGTTGGTGGCGGCGCGATTATTTCAGATGTGTCTGAAGAACTAATCAAGTTCGCTCATCGTACACAAATTCCGGTGACAACCACTGTAATGGGATTGGGTGTTTTTCCGGGAGACGATCCCTTGTGCCTCGACATGCTTGGCATGCATGGCACGGTTTATGCGAACTATGCTGTTAATGAAGCTGATTTGTTATTAGCGTTCGGCGTGCGTTTTGATGATCGTGTCACCGGAAAACTGGAAGAGTTTGCCAAACATGGCAAGATTGTGCATGTTGATATCGATCCTTCCGAATTACATAAAAACAAGGAAGCACACATTCCCATCAATGCTGATCTGAAAAATGTTCTGGAAGCATTGAATGCCACCATCACCGATGATGATCTGCCTGAAGTTGATCAATGGTTGGCAAAGGTGAACGAGTGGAAAGAAAAGTACCCGCTGAAGTACCCTGAACTCGGCGATGTACTCTCGCAGCAGTATGCGATTCACGAACTTTGTAATCAAACTAAAGCGAAAGATCCTTACATCACCGTAGGTGTGGGACAGCATCAAATGTGGGCGGCTCAATTCTATAAGTTTCAGAAGCCCCGCCGTTGGCTTAGCAGTTCTGGCTTGGGAACCATGGGCTTTGGCTTACCCGCTGCGATGGGGGTTCAAGCGCAGTTCCCGAACGATTTGGTTGTCGACATTGACGGCGATGGATCCATGTTGATGAACGTGCAGGAAATGGCAACTCTCCATACAGAAAAGTTGCCTGTCAAAATCCTGCTGCTCAATAATCAGCATTTGGGAATGGTGGTTCAATGGGAAGATCGTTTCATGGATGGGCGTCGAGCTCATACCTATCTCGGTCCCGTGCATCACCCGGAAGCAGAGGGTAAGGGCGATGGCTCACATGCCGAAGCGACGTATCCCGATTTTGTCTCCATTGCAAAAGGCTTTGGTTTGCAGGCACGGCAGGTACGCTCCAAAGCAGAGTACCCGGAAGCACTCGCCGAAATGCTGTCTTCAGATGGTCCTTATCTCCTGGATGTCATTTGCAGTTATCAAGAACATGTTCTGCCTATGATTCCCAGTGGTGGTACTGTCAACGATATCATTACTGAGTAA
- a CDS encoding DUF1570 domain-containing protein encodes MIFLVYIARKTLLLLIICFWLGSTLNSHLTYAQTSAKNDSTGKSEQPLYQFTYLDNQGQENTIQAAQVLEAQDGGVVMLTRDGRLLTATPKQLKQRRQLDQNFTPLKLPELEQQLVAEFGTDFVVTQTKHFIICSQAGKRYSKWCGSLFERLYKVLHNQWHSKELPLHDPKVPMIAVIFKDRANFEQYASQILGEGASAVHGFYSIQSNRMVLYDLTAAPNERPAFTDADILKKLRKSPFNMATIIHECTHQIAFNVGLHTRFADNPLWLTEGMATYFETPDLRSKTGWRTIGKPNPWRLRQFQNFARSRRTADSLQTLIMTDQRFQNPETMLDAYAEAWAFSYFLIKTKRKQYEAYLRLVADRKPLIWSTPEDRLKDFQSIFGDDLERLNQQFLRYMRQISR; translated from the coding sequence ATGATTTTCCTGGTATACATCGCCAGAAAAACTCTGCTCTTACTAATTATATGCTTCTGGCTTGGCAGTACTCTCAACAGCCATCTCACTTATGCGCAGACATCCGCCAAAAATGATTCAACTGGGAAATCAGAGCAACCCCTGTATCAGTTTACTTATCTCGATAACCAGGGGCAGGAAAACACAATTCAAGCAGCGCAGGTTCTTGAAGCCCAGGATGGTGGCGTTGTGATGTTGACCCGCGATGGTCGCTTGCTGACAGCAACACCAAAGCAACTCAAACAAAGGCGGCAGCTCGATCAAAATTTTACACCACTCAAACTTCCCGAACTCGAACAGCAACTTGTTGCGGAATTTGGTACCGACTTTGTAGTGACTCAAACCAAGCACTTTATCATCTGTAGTCAAGCAGGGAAACGTTACTCAAAATGGTGCGGTTCTCTCTTTGAACGCTTATATAAAGTACTGCACAATCAGTGGCACAGCAAAGAGCTCCCTCTCCATGATCCCAAAGTTCCGATGATCGCGGTGATTTTTAAAGACCGTGCCAATTTTGAACAATATGCGAGTCAGATTTTAGGTGAAGGTGCTTCCGCGGTGCACGGATTTTATTCAATTCAATCGAATCGGATGGTGCTTTATGATTTAACAGCCGCTCCCAACGAACGACCCGCATTCACTGATGCTGACATATTGAAAAAATTACGGAAGTCTCCTTTTAATATGGCAACCATCATCCATGAATGTACGCATCAGATAGCTTTCAATGTGGGTTTGCATACTCGGTTTGCCGACAACCCCCTCTGGCTGACTGAGGGGATGGCAACGTATTTTGAAACACCTGATTTGCGGAGTAAAACGGGTTGGCGGACAATCGGGAAGCCGAATCCCTGGCGACTGAGGCAATTTCAAAATTTCGCACGCTCACGTAGAACTGCTGACTCACTTCAAACCCTGATCATGACGGATCAACGCTTCCAAAATCCGGAAACGATGCTCGATGCCTATGCAGAAGCCTGGGCATTTTCCTACTTTCTCATCAAAACCAAGCGCAAGCAGTATGAAGCATATCTGCGTCTGGTCGCAGACAGAAAGCCTCTCATCTGGTCGACTCCAGAAGATCGACTCAAGGATTTCCAATCCATATTTGGTGATGATCTTGAACGCCTCAATCAACAATTTCTGCGTTACATGCGACAAATCAGTCGTTAG
- a CDS encoding DUF1080 domain-containing protein → MRLTPFALSLLPLIFVTAWSSALAEIGVSAKVPSDAEILLDGSRETLDQKWTYWKGPRFSSSLPIKWKIVEDPVDTGTVVMTDDPAAAGGKYGTADIVTKKKYRDFRLHVEFLVMKPGGNSGVYLQNRYEIQVLDGDKTKHGMGAVINRTESPYHAYNGTGKWNAYDITFRAARFKDGKLVEKPLVSMYFNGKKVHENVTINKVWGGPNSGLDGGNNNGFGITDTPGGIKLQCEGHDVRYRNVWIKELDLKTADTDFRE, encoded by the coding sequence ATGCGACTCACGCCTTTTGCTCTTAGTCTATTGCCATTGATTTTTGTTACGGCTTGGTCCTCTGCACTCGCTGAAATCGGTGTTTCTGCCAAGGTTCCCAGCGACGCTGAAATTCTCCTGGATGGTAGTCGGGAAACGTTGGATCAAAAGTGGACCTATTGGAAAGGACCACGCTTTAGTTCTTCTCTTCCTATCAAGTGGAAAATTGTTGAAGACCCTGTCGATACGGGTACGGTTGTAATGACCGATGATCCAGCAGCTGCGGGAGGAAAATATGGAACAGCCGACATTGTGACGAAAAAGAAATATCGTGACTTCCGTCTACATGTTGAATTTCTAGTGATGAAACCAGGTGGCAATAGTGGAGTCTATTTACAGAACCGCTATGAAATTCAAGTTTTGGATGGTGATAAAACGAAGCATGGTATGGGGGCTGTCATTAACCGTACCGAATCACCTTATCATGCTTATAACGGAACAGGGAAATGGAACGCTTACGACATTACGTTTCGCGCTGCCCGTTTCAAAGATGGTAAACTGGTCGAAAAACCGCTCGTTTCAATGTATTTCAATGGTAAGAAGGTGCATGAGAACGTAACGATCAACAAAGTCTGGGGGGGGCCCAATTCTGGACTGGATGGTGGAAATAATAACGGATTTGGAATTACTGATACTCCCGGTGGAATTAAGCTCCAATGTGAAGGACATGATGTACGCTATCGAAATGTCTGGATCAAAGAACTTGATCTCAAAACGGCTGATACAGACTTTCGGGAATAA
- a CDS encoding glutamate decarboxylase, which yields MLHGKKNLSDTDPDSMLTPAYGSRSISEPVPKYRMPEQGLPPKIAYDLVRDELMLDGNSRLNLATFVTTWMEDEARQLMSETFDKNMIDKDEYPQTAEIELRCTNMLAKLWNAPQEEEAVGCSTIGSSEASMLGGMALKWNWRKRREAQGKSADKPNMVMGINVQVCWEKFCRYWEIEPRFVPMEGDRYCLNAEEALKLVDENTIGVVVIMGSTFDGRYENVKEVNDALLELNAQNGWDVPIHVDGASGGFVAPFLQPDLEWDFRLPLVKSINTSGHKFGLVYPGVGWIVWRDKTELPEELVFHCNYLGGDLPNFALNFSRPGNQVVAQYYNFLRLGHEGYCSIHQASQNVALHLSSGIAELGPFQLISDGSSIPVFAFTTNEKANFSVFDISNKLRERGWLVPAYTFPKNREDLAVLRCVCKEGFTRDMADMLLLDMQHAIDFFASQPNHRPETKGSGFHH from the coding sequence ATGCTGCATGGCAAAAAGAACTTAAGCGATACCGATCCAGATTCAATGTTGACTCCCGCTTATGGTAGTCGGTCTATCAGTGAACCCGTTCCTAAGTACCGGATGCCCGAACAAGGGCTCCCTCCTAAAATTGCCTATGATTTAGTTCGTGATGAATTGATGCTGGACGGAAACTCGCGGCTCAATCTGGCCACCTTCGTCACCACGTGGATGGAAGATGAAGCACGGCAGCTCATGTCGGAAACGTTCGACAAAAATATGATCGATAAAGACGAGTATCCGCAAACCGCTGAAATTGAATTACGGTGTACCAATATGCTGGCTAAGCTATGGAACGCGCCGCAAGAAGAAGAAGCAGTAGGCTGTTCAACGATTGGGTCCAGTGAAGCGTCTATGCTGGGAGGTATGGCGTTAAAATGGAATTGGCGTAAACGTCGCGAAGCGCAAGGAAAATCAGCAGATAAGCCGAATATGGTGATGGGCATCAATGTGCAGGTTTGTTGGGAAAAATTTTGCCGTTACTGGGAGATTGAACCACGTTTTGTTCCCATGGAAGGAGACCGTTATTGTTTGAACGCAGAGGAAGCGTTGAAACTGGTTGATGAAAATACAATCGGAGTTGTGGTTATTATGGGTAGTACCTTTGACGGCAGGTACGAAAATGTGAAAGAAGTCAATGACGCACTCTTAGAACTGAATGCGCAAAACGGCTGGGATGTTCCCATTCATGTTGATGGAGCCAGTGGCGGCTTTGTTGCTCCTTTTTTACAACCAGATTTGGAATGGGATTTCAGACTCCCGCTTGTGAAATCGATCAACACATCCGGGCATAAATTTGGGCTGGTTTACCCCGGAGTTGGTTGGATTGTCTGGAGAGATAAAACAGAACTCCCTGAAGAGTTAGTTTTCCACTGTAACTATCTCGGCGGCGACTTACCAAATTTTGCTCTGAACTTTTCACGACCTGGGAATCAAGTCGTCGCACAATATTACAATTTTTTGCGACTGGGACATGAAGGTTATTGCAGTATTCATCAAGCGTCACAAAATGTCGCCTTGCATCTTTCTTCAGGAATTGCAGAACTGGGACCGTTCCAATTAATTTCAGACGGAAGTTCGATCCCTGTTTTTGCCTTCACTACGAATGAGAAAGCAAACTTCAGCGTATTTGATATCTCGAATAAATTACGAGAGCGTGGCTGGCTGGTCCCCGCTTATACATTCCCTAAAAACCGTGAAGACCTGGCAGTACTGCGTTGCGTTTGCAAAGAAGGCTTTACGAGAGACATGGCAGACATGCTACTCCTCGATATGCAACATGCCATCGACTTTTTTGCTTCTCAACCCAACCACAGACCGGAAACAAAAGGCTCGGGGTTTCATCATTAA
- a CDS encoding right-handed parallel beta-helix repeat-containing protein translates to MKSKFVSMLCLIPLLLLGFYLLSDDNSRILLSQEQVVKSKQTSCKTVLDYGVRGDGKTDDTAAIQKMVNASAGSLRFPRGLYRLTKPIVIDLNKIGPTSISGDGTATILMEGAGPAFLFKGTHGGTASPKTVNPVVWEKERTPMVDGIEIVGKHPEAIGVAATKTMQITITRLVVRRALHGIHLYERNRNVAIDDCHLYENEGVGIYLDKLNLHQVNISDSHISYNKGGGIVVRESEIRNIQIGNCDIEGNMGQEIPPTSNILFDVSKGSLREGAIFGCTIQHTHNAPDSANVRFIGNGPQDPRKVGNFAIADNSMSDVAVNIHLKHARGVTITGNTLWQAYEHNLLIEDSSYIVLGANLLDRNPDYRAKTKDANVFQDCSDCTLNGLNIRETREVTAGLILENCERMNITNCSLRECENGGILFKNVKQSRISDCLITEGSNHFAIRVNGGGQNQVTDNLVSGTVEIEEGTTATNNNVSIK, encoded by the coding sequence ATGAAATCCAAATTCGTTTCCATGCTTTGTTTGATTCCGCTTCTACTACTCGGTTTTTATCTGCTTTCAGATGACAATTCCCGAATTTTGTTGAGTCAAGAACAAGTCGTGAAGAGTAAGCAAACTAGTTGTAAGACTGTGCTCGACTACGGCGTACGCGGTGATGGTAAAACAGACGACACAGCGGCCATACAGAAGATGGTGAATGCCTCTGCTGGCTCATTGCGATTTCCGCGTGGCCTCTATCGATTGACGAAACCAATTGTCATTGATTTAAACAAAATCGGTCCGACTTCTATTTCGGGTGACGGAACGGCAACGATTTTAATGGAAGGTGCCGGACCTGCTTTTTTGTTTAAAGGAACTCATGGCGGCACGGCAAGTCCGAAAACTGTAAACCCAGTTGTCTGGGAAAAAGAACGGACGCCGATGGTGGATGGCATCGAAATCGTGGGAAAACACCCGGAGGCAATTGGAGTTGCTGCGACGAAGACAATGCAGATCACGATTACACGGCTGGTTGTAAGACGTGCCTTACACGGAATTCATTTGTACGAACGAAATCGAAATGTTGCCATTGACGACTGTCATCTGTATGAAAATGAAGGAGTCGGAATTTATCTAGACAAGCTGAATTTGCATCAGGTCAATATTTCTGATTCGCACATCAGTTACAACAAAGGTGGTGGGATTGTTGTTCGGGAAAGCGAAATTCGTAATATTCAGATTGGAAATTGCGATATTGAAGGCAACATGGGGCAAGAAATCCCACCAACGTCCAATATTTTGTTCGATGTCTCTAAGGGCTCTTTGCGAGAAGGAGCTATTTTTGGTTGTACGATTCAACACACACATAATGCACCTGATTCTGCCAATGTACGTTTCATTGGCAATGGTCCGCAAGATCCGCGAAAGGTAGGAAACTTTGCGATTGCCGACAATTCCATGAGCGATGTCGCTGTCAACATTCACCTGAAACATGCCCGTGGTGTGACGATTACCGGCAACACACTGTGGCAGGCCTATGAACACAATCTGTTGATTGAAGATTCTTCCTATATCGTATTGGGAGCAAATCTACTCGACCGCAACCCTGACTACCGAGCCAAGACAAAAGATGCCAATGTCTTCCAGGACTGTAGCGACTGCACCTTGAACGGTTTGAATATCAGAGAAACGCGGGAAGTCACAGCGGGCTTGATTCTTGAAAATTGTGAGAGAATGAACATCACAAACTGCTCCTTGCGCGAGTGCGAGAACGGCGGTATTCTCTTTAAGAATGTGAAGCAGTCTCGCATCTCCGACTGTTTGATCACCGAGGGCTCCAACCACTTTGCAATTCGCGTGAACGGAGGAGGCCAAAATCAGGTCACTGACAATCTGGTATCTGGCACTGTCGAGATTGAAGAGGGCACAACCGCCACAAACAATAATGTCTCGATCAAATGA
- the rsgA gene encoding ribosome small subunit-dependent GTPase A, producing the protein MAKKKGKKIRVAFKKNRQKKVRKNKLSSHRVDEQIDSQYMDATERLSGKGDLTRHRTVMGVEQETQDGTAIVIDIDESTCLKGRVIQSQGLNSIVQSEEGTRYDCTVRRLVRTMSRDDRNAVVAGDHVLIRPEGDENQAVIERVEPRRSSLSRGSKRREHILVSNIDQAVIVVSADDPPLKPSLIDRFLISSEKGNIHSIICINKIDLVDPIEFQPLIGVYAQMGYDIVLTSIVDGTGIPRLRSLLKGKQSVFSGQSGVGKSSLLNQIDSRLTLETAEISQENRKGRHTTRSAVLLEIESGGWVVDTPGIRQLELWDVIPEEVEGFFRDFCPFIPQCRFPDCSHTHETGCGVKRAVANDFISRQRYQSYLKIISGDEPRPVYHQT; encoded by the coding sequence GTGGCTAAGAAAAAAGGGAAAAAAATCCGGGTTGCGTTTAAGAAAAATCGCCAGAAGAAAGTCCGAAAGAATAAACTCTCCAGCCACCGAGTCGATGAGCAAATCGATTCTCAATACATGGATGCAACCGAACGGCTATCAGGTAAAGGCGACCTGACTCGTCACCGTACCGTGATGGGAGTGGAACAGGAAACCCAAGACGGCACCGCGATCGTTATCGACATTGACGAAAGTACCTGTCTCAAAGGTCGTGTTATCCAGTCTCAAGGATTGAACTCAATCGTACAGTCAGAAGAGGGTACTCGATATGACTGTACGGTCCGGCGGCTCGTCAGAACTATGTCACGCGATGACCGCAATGCTGTGGTTGCTGGTGACCATGTTTTAATTAGGCCAGAAGGAGATGAAAATCAGGCTGTCATCGAACGTGTAGAGCCAAGACGCTCTTCTCTCTCAAGAGGTAGTAAACGCCGGGAGCATATCCTCGTCAGTAATATCGATCAAGCAGTGATTGTTGTTTCTGCCGATGACCCTCCTCTTAAACCCTCACTCATCGACCGCTTCCTGATTAGCTCAGAAAAGGGCAATATTCATTCCATCATTTGCATCAACAAAATTGATCTCGTTGATCCTATCGAATTTCAACCACTGATCGGCGTGTATGCTCAGATGGGTTACGACATCGTGTTAACAAGTATTGTCGATGGGACAGGGATTCCGAGACTCCGCTCATTGCTCAAAGGGAAACAATCTGTATTTTCTGGACAAAGCGGTGTCGGAAAGTCGTCTTTACTGAATCAGATTGACAGTCGGTTAACTTTGGAAACTGCTGAGATCAGCCAGGAGAATCGGAAAGGGCGACATACAACACGCTCAGCAGTCTTACTGGAAATCGAAAGTGGGGGTTGGGTCGTAGATACGCCAGGTATTCGGCAGTTAGAGTTATGGGATGTGATTCCGGAAGAGGTCGAAGGCTTCTTTCGTGACTTTTGTCCCTTTATCCCACAATGTCGCTTCCCGGATTGTTCGCATACACACGAAACCGGATGTGGTGTGAAACGTGCGGTCGCCAATGATTTCATATCCCGGCAGCGCTACCAAAGCTATTTGAAAATTATTAGTGGCGATGAACCGCGGCCCGTTTATCATCAAACGTGA
- a CDS encoding DUF1559 domain-containing protein has protein sequence MFSRHIPRKRGFTLIELLVVIAIIAILIALLLPAVQQAREAARRSTCKNHLKQIGLALHNYHDTFLRFPIGEQSPVWRANWRAPILPYLDQAPAYNQMNFSIGTSTIGFASAGSSGYGYGTGAGTNEILKTLRVPVYNCPSSPHSNAANDSANVKNNSELGQTMDYVGIAGATPDPSGATTTVCSAASAGYGAGQFCSNGLLVPNDSFRMRDITDGTSNTIIVGEQSGQVNNQDSRSNYYGGWSGITNSSKVASLLDGSTWGSGTTTVKYSINSFWNSGAGDEAYRTYGPNTILGSYHTGGTHVLLTDGAVRFLSDNLDFSTLANLCSKSDGQVLGEF, from the coding sequence ATGTTTAGCAGGCACATTCCACGCAAACGTGGCTTCACCCTCATTGAATTATTAGTGGTGATTGCCATTATCGCAATTTTAATTGCATTGTTACTACCGGCGGTTCAACAGGCACGGGAGGCGGCTCGCAGGAGCACCTGTAAAAATCACCTGAAACAAATTGGTCTGGCATTACACAACTATCATGACACTTTTTTGCGTTTTCCGATTGGCGAACAGAGCCCTGTTTGGAGAGCCAACTGGCGTGCGCCCATTCTTCCTTACCTGGATCAAGCCCCCGCATATAACCAAATGAATTTTTCAATTGGTACGTCAACGATTGGATTTGCTTCTGCAGGAAGTTCGGGTTATGGATATGGTACAGGAGCGGGTACGAATGAAATTCTGAAAACCTTACGGGTTCCCGTTTATAATTGTCCCTCTTCTCCTCATTCCAATGCGGCAAATGACAGCGCGAATGTCAAAAATAATAGTGAATTAGGTCAGACGATGGACTATGTGGGAATTGCAGGTGCCACTCCCGATCCTTCAGGAGCTACAACAACCGTTTGCTCTGCAGCGTCTGCCGGTTATGGTGCGGGGCAATTTTGCAGTAATGGTCTGTTAGTACCCAATGATTCGTTTCGAATGCGCGATATCACTGATGGAACATCCAACACGATTATTGTGGGTGAACAATCTGGCCAAGTGAATAATCAGGATTCTCGTTCCAACTACTATGGTGGGTGGAGCGGGATTACAAATTCTTCGAAAGTAGCATCATTACTAGATGGTTCCACCTGGGGTTCCGGTACCACAACAGTTAAGTATTCCATCAACAGTTTTTGGAATTCGGGTGCAGGCGATGAGGCGTACCGAACCTACGGTCCTAACACAATCCTGGGATCTTATCACACCGGTGGTACGCATGTTTTGCTGACAGACGGGGCAGTTCGTTTTCTGTCTGACAATCTTGACTTCTCTACCTTGGCAAATCTCTGTTCCAAGAGTGATGGCCAAGTGCTCGGTGAATTTTAA